The genome window CTGTGCCGGCGGGGACGTGGTTCGCCCCAATCCCTGAAACCGGCCGACATTCGGCAGGGTAATTCCCACGAGGACTCGTGCTCTAAGAGGCGTTTCTGCCACCGCTTAGGTCGTGGCGGCCGGGACCCCTGATCGAAACGGCCATGATCCAGACGGCGACGCTCGAACCGCACCCCCACCCGCTCGATGAGACGCTTGTCGACGCCGCGGATCCGGGTACGGCGGTGGAGAGGCCGGCGTCGGCCGAAGTCCCAACCTCGGACGACAACCCCGGTGGATGGCGGCTTGGGGCCTGCCCGGTCCCGTGGCGGCATCCGATCCGGGCGACGGGCTGGCTCGTTCGGGCGATTTTCGGCGTGGGGAGCCTGATCCTCCTGCTGGCGGTGATTGCCGCCATCCCGATCGTGAACGTCGCCGCCCTCGGCTACCTGCTGGAGGTGGAGGGCCGTGTCGCCCGCACCGGGAAGCTCCGGAACGGCTTTCTCCTGCTCGACGTCGCCCCGCGGCTCGGGGCGATTGCGCTCGGCGTTTACCTCTGGATCCTGCCGCTCCGGCTGGTCTCCTTCGCCGCGGCGGATGCCCGGATCATCGACCCCGGCGGACCGGCCGACCGGAAGCTCCACTTCGCCGCGCTCGTTCTCTGGGCGCTGATCTCGACCCACCTCTGTCTGGCCCTCGCCCGCGGCGGATCGTTCTGGACGTTCTTCCGGCCGCTCAAGAACGTGCTCTGGTTCCGCCGCCGGCTCCGCGAAGGGAACTACTGGGAGACCGCCAGCGACCATGTCCGTGACTTCGTCTCACGGCTCCAGTTCCGGCACCACTTTTCGCTCGGCCTCCGCGGGTTCCTGGTCGGACTCGCCTGGCTTGTGATTCCCTCGGCGGTCTTCGCGGCGGCGAAGCGCCCGGATGGGCCCGCCGTGCTGCTGCCGCTTGTCGGCGGGATGATGCTGGTGCTCGTCTTCTCCTGGCTGCCGTTCCTCCAG of Planctomyces sp. SH-PL14 contains these proteins:
- a CDS encoding DUF4013 domain-containing protein; its protein translation is MIQTATLEPHPHPLDETLVDAADPGTAVERPASAEVPTSDDNPGGWRLGACPVPWRHPIRATGWLVRAIFGVGSLILLLAVIAAIPIVNVAALGYLLEVEGRVARTGKLRNGFLLLDVAPRLGAIALGVYLWILPLRLVSFAAADARIIDPGGPADRKLHFAALVLWALISTHLCLALARGGSFWTFFRPLKNVLWFRRRLREGNYWETASDHVRDFVSRLQFRHHFSLGLRGFLVGLAWLVIPSAVFAAAKRPDGPAVLLPLVGGMMLVLVFSWLPFLQARFASTNEWRAGFELRAVRDLFGYAPLTWLVTVLFVYVLALPIYLFKAFLLPPDALWPITLIFIASNYPARVLTGWAYHRATRRKVQGKRSWWITRTAIRFPLMLAVLAVFTFILYFTQFIGEHGRAELFKHHAFLLPWPYLLPWRPQ